The Procambarus clarkii isolate CNS0578487 chromosome 92, FALCON_Pclarkii_2.0, whole genome shotgun sequence genomic interval CTGACCTATTGAGACTAATGCTCATTTATTCCCGGCAACCGTCAATATTGCGGTGCTTTATTAAACAAAAGAACTCCGGAATTTTACCGTTGTGATCAATAGTATTAATATTCTGGGactttaagtgagaggacagcttACTTAAAGCAGGATAGGTAAAGAAGTGGATCGATGAGTAAGATAACGTTGAGTAGCCAGCCTCACGGGTCagtcttcagctcctgggcccccggTAAGCTCAGGTactcagtagcactccaggttgcaactcttttaccatgtcgtggcatagtcgactaaggcgcatctgggatcatcccagtgtaggttcgaaccctcatcacggcccttgtggatttgttaatttgatatatcacgctattgtggtttGTGTGCATACTCAGCTCACCACTGAGTGCCGTATGGGACTATAATTAGGGGATAAAAACAGACAGGAGACTCGCCTGATGCTCCTGCAACTCTGGTGTTTTGGTTGTATTTATTAGTTACCATGGAAACCGGTTAGATACAATGGGAGCCAGTTAGTTACCATGGGAGACGGTTAGATACCACGAGAGACGGTTAGATACCACGAGAGACGGTTAGATACCACGGAAGACGGTTAGATACCACGGAAGACGGTTAGATACCACGAGAGACGGTTAGATACCACGAGAGACGGTTAGATACTATAGGAGCCAATTAGTTACCATGGGAGACGGTTAGATACCACGAGAGAGGGGTTAGTTACCATAGGAGCCAGTTAGTTACCATGGGAAATTGTTAGATACCATGGGAGACGGTTGTGCCGCCATCAACTGCTTGCCCTGAGGCTGTGATGGAGACATTTTGACGTAGGAGCGCCACAAGCCCGACACAGGTGGACCTGCGACGTGGGAATGTCGCCCGAGCGAGAATATCCTCTACCGACCGGCTCCTTTTCCAAGCCAACATTGGCGGTGCCTGGGAGACCCTGCCAGGCTGGGTGGTCCTTGTAGGTGTTCGTTACCCAAGTCCTTAATCCGCCGAGTTCATCCCTGAGAACTTGAATCCAATCCTTAATATACAAGGTGGAAAGAGTTAGTCTGCCCTTACTGCTCCGTCCTCGTGTACCCGTTTAGTAGGGTCTGCCTGTCTGTGTGGCCAACCGTCCTCTGAGCGGCGTCCTGTAGTATCTTTTCTGAGCATCCTCTGCGTCCGAAAGGATGCCACATGTCTGACAGTGCCTCTTGTAATCTGTTACTGTCACTAACAATCCTTTTAAGACGGATAGCCTAAGAGTACTATACTACCTACTATAGTAGATAGCCAAGGAGTACTACCTACTGTAGTAGGGAGTCCTACTCCCTACTCAAGGAAACAGCATTTTCTTTGATTCTTCTTCTATCCCTCTTGTTTTACCCTGTCATCCTCTTGTACACTTcagtcatgtcgcccctaactcatcatgtcacccctaactcatcatgtcacccctaactcatcatgtcacccctaactcatcatgtcgcccctaactcatcatgtcgcccctaactcatcatgtcgcccctaactcatcatgtcgcccctaactcatcatgtcgcccctaactcatcatgtcgcccctaactcatcatgtcgcccctaactcatcatgtcgcccctaactcatcatgtcgcccctaactcatcatgtcacccctaactcatcatgtcgcccctaactcatcatgtcgcccctaactcatcatgtcgcccctaactcatcatgtcgcccctaactcatcatgtcgcccctaactcatcatgtcgcccctaactcatcatgtcgcccctaactcatcatgtcgcccctaactcatcatgtcgcccctaactcatcatgtcgcccctaactcatcatgtcgcccctaactcatcatgtcacccctaactcatcatgtcgcccctaactcatcatgtcgcccctaactcatcatgtcgcccctaactcatcatgtcgcccctaactcatcatgtcgcccctaactcatcatgtcgcccctaactcatcatgtcgcccctaactcatcatgtcgcccctaactcatcatgtcacccctaactcatcatgtcgcccctaactcatcatgtcgcccctaactcatcatgtcacccctaactcatcatgtcacccctaactcatcatgtcacccctaactcatcatgtcgcccctaacttttCTTAATTGTAGaaaattttaagtaagttttcttgatcTCTCTTCATGTGGAAAGCTTCTAGttcctgggattaactttgtcatccttcaCAGACGCGTTCTTATCATTGTATGTCCCGAGACTTACCACTTATAACAGCTTCTCACTCTGGCTTAACTCCGTTTATACAAACGCTATATTCTATAGGGGTTAACTCTttacacaacttgataatggtccaggaccgagACGTCTTCGCTTGGTTTATATTCAgacgtgtgggttgggtgtctgcTAACTCTTCGTTTCCTTTGAAATAAGCATATCCAACTTTAGATAGCAATCCTCAATACCTTAGAAGGGTAGTGACTTAATAGTACGCCGCTACCCTTCTAAGGTATTTCGTGAGTATCAAAATCTTTTGCAACGTTGAGTACCTTGACGTTGCAAAAGATTTTGATATAGAGTGAAAGGTTACAATCCTTTCACTCTATATAACAATATATCTTTTACAGCAGTGAATGCCTTAATATATTTAAATCTGCAGGAAATGAAAGCAAACTTGTCAAATATGAGCGCCTTTTACTAAAAAACAGTGAATCCTTTATTAATCAATGTTTTTATAATATAGATGAATGGCCTTTGCAGTTATCGATTCAAATAATTTTCCCACGATAAATGTTCAGCTAATTGGGATACAGGTCAGTGCTAGTGACCTAATTGCCTTCTTAGAGATTGTCACAGCGTTTGCAACTCTCTCCACGAGTCCGGTACTTTGCTCGACTGTaaggatttattaaatatgaaagtCAAGAGCTCAAGCACTTACCTCTTCCTCACATTATTTTAGAACCCCTGGCAAAGACTTTGTTTGGACTTGGGATGTTATTTGGTTTTAATTTTTGCATCTGTGTAATAATTTCCTCCCTGGTAGCCACTAACCAATTTAACTTGCCTTCTCTCTACACTTGCAGAGATGTGTTCGGGTGTGGTTAGAATATCAAATTGTTCTTTAACCAATACAGAGACAAAGTACCTATTTAAAATGCCACCCAGTTCTTAATCATTAGCAGTTACTTGACCTAATTAATTTTAAAAAAGGAACAGTATTTTCCCCTAGGCTTTTTTTGGTACATCTAGAGGAACTCTGCGCGTGTGTGTTTGTGCCTCTCCGGCTATACGCACTCCAAAATAGTTTTTTTGCTTTTTGTAATATCTTTTTTAACCGTTCTTGAGAGAAAGATAAAGTGATGCCCCTGGATATTCTTCCCgatttttataatgttttttgtAGATTTAATTTTTCCAGTCTCAATATCATTATAAAATTAGAAGGACGTAGAGTAAGGGCTGACATGATTAAGAATATACATTAAATTGATGAGCAAAAGTATAATTCAAGGGGAAGTAAATAAGGtttaaaatatatcaacacacGTAATAATGGATATATTGGAACACGTAATAATGGCTATAAATTGGGTAAGTTCAAAGttaagaaagacctgggtaaatatggATATGGATGGTGTTTGATTTACGGATAAAATAAATGTGGGATCACCGGTTTGTTTCAAGAGtaggttatatgtatatatatatatatatatatatatatatatatatatatatatatatatatatatatatatatatatttatatataatatatatatataatatatatataatatatataatatatatatatataatatatatatatataatatatatatatatataatatatatatatatataatatatatatatatataatatatatatatatataatatatatatatataatatatatatatataatatatatatataatatatatatatatatatatatatatatatatatatatatatatatatatatataatatatatatataatatatatatatatatatatatatatatatatatatatatatatatatatatatatatatatatgtcgtacctagtagccagaactcacttctcagcctactattcatggcccgatttgcctaataagccaagttttcctgaattaatatatttactataatttttttcttatgaaatgataaagcaacccttttctctatgtatgaggtcaatttttttttattggagttaaaattaacgtagatatatgaccgaacctaaccaaccctacctaacctaacctaacctatatttataggtaaggttaggttaggtagccaaaaaaagctaggttaggttaggttaggtaggttaggtagacgaaaaaacattaattcatgaaaacttggcttattaggcaaatcgggccttgaatagtaggctgagaagtgcgttctggctattaggtacgacatatatatatataatatatatatatataatatatatatatataatatatatatatatatataatatatatatatatataatataatatatatatatataatatatatatataatatatataatatatgatcattggtgtggtggtcacggtactgtgtacgtttaggggtgatcctggacggcatgggttcgaatcctggccgggtcaaagagttcttagtgatatatatatatatatatatatatatatatatatatatatatatatatatatatatatatatataatataatatataatatgaatgTATCTGGGTGGATATCAATgatagctgtctcgtatggggacTATAGGCTTTCTGTAGTTTCCTCTATCAGTTCCAGCTGCTGTACCGTACAGTGATAGAAACATCAGTTCCAGCTGCTGTACCGTACCGTGATAGAAACATCAGTTCCAGCTGCTGTACCGTACAGTGATAGAAACATCAGTTCCAGCTGCTGTACCGTACAGTGATAGAAACATCAGTTCCAGCTGCTGTACCGTACAGTGATAGAAACATCAGTTCCAGCTACTGCACCCTCCAGTGGTAGAAACATCAGTTCCAGCTACTGCACCCTCCAGTGGTAGAAACATCAGTTCCAGCTACTGCACCCTCCAGTGGTAGAAACATCAGTTCCAGCTACTGCACCCTCCAGTGGTAGAAACATCAGTTCCAGCTACTGCACCCTCCAGTGGTAGAAACATCAGTTACAGCTGCTGTACCGTACAGTGATAGAAACATCAGTTCCAGCTAGTGTACCCTCCAGTGGTAGAAACATCACATCCAGCTGCTGCTTCATCGAGGGATAAAAACATTAGAGTATGTTGTGGAGGTGTGGTGTAGGCTCGTCCCAGCTGCTGTGGAGATTTTTTAGTTAAATCGCAGTtgaacaaaatattattattggGTTATGTCCTTGCTTTGAGGCGGCGGCACGTGGTCCTGATGGCAGGTTCCCATGAGCGAAGGTGTGTGGGAGCACTGCACCAGGACTCTGCCCTGGACACCCAGTGCTGGTGTActgggtggccaggtgtgtgtctgGGGGCCATAGCACTATATATATAAGGTACATGCCTCACACCGTTCACCACTCACCTGGCGACGCATTCATCATGAGGTTCCTGCTAGTGCTGGCTCTCCTGGGCCTCACGCTCTCCCTCACAGGTATGTTCCGCCTGCCCTCTCTTCACTCATTGATAACAACTAGTGAAGATAACTTTTCTAAGTATGACAGTTGTTATCAACGAGGGGAAATGACTTGTTCCTTATAAACTCTTCATCGAAATTTTATGTAGCCTGAACTGTATTTTTAAATTGTTCAAATGATTCAACATTTGCAAATTACATGTAGTGTAACTTATATAGCTGAGGGCCAGAGCCTCAAGTGGCCTTAGTAGGGACAGTAAGCCGGCTGCTTGTTAAAGGTCAATCCCATTTATTCATAAGGATTTTCCCAAATTGATTTTGAACTGGAAGCTCGTTCGTGTTGCCTTGCTCTTTACGGATTCAGTTGGTTGGCGATTCCAGAGGTTTATTACCCtatggaaaaaaaaaacatttttctaTCTGATAGTGTGACgtattgagcttgaagctgttccccttgtgtgagttacattgtggcttgttgacacCACCAGAGAGGTGACACCACCAGAGAGGTGACACCGCCAGAGACGTGACTATCTCCTCTGGCTCTGGAAAACAAGTCTTTCTTCAATCTACGCATAAGGCGTCATTAAGCTGGCGGGAAGTagaagggagggagaggatgGGCTGGGATAGTTGAATGTGGCATGAACGTTCCGTAGAGTTTTGTCGATTTTAAGAAGTGCTTATTTCAGTTATTTTATATTCTAACTAATATTCTTTCACTGGCACTGACATTTAACTTATATTTGCTTTTAATTTCCGCACACCAAATCTCTAAGGCTTAGTTTATTTAACACTTGTGTAGTCACCGTCAATTACTGTTAAAAACATACGATATAcagtaaaaaaacaaaaacatacaGTGTACACAACTGTCGGTCTGTGTACATCTGAAACACGAACGTAAGTCAGGGTGTCGCATTAACATCAAACATGCATACTTGTATACCACACTATGTGATAACTTTTAAGTGTACATTAAACAGCCGAGAGCTGAGGAAATAGTAATTGTACTATTGGCTGTACTAGAGAGCGTGATGGTGTGCTACCTGGAGTCCTGGGCGGTGTACCGGCCGGGGAAGGGCGCATATGACATCGATGACGTCGACCCCGACATCTGCACCCACCTCATCTTCGCCTTCGCTGGGATCAACGCCAACGGCAAGATCCAAGTAAGGGCCCGTGTGTACTAGCTAGTATGATATTACCTATTATGATTCGAGTAGGCATGTTTTTAGTGTCTCTGAGTGCTTACTAGAGGCACTAAACACTTACTGTCTTTCTTGTAGTCGTAAAAAAAACTTGTACTTGTCGTGAAAGCTATATGAAcgaggggatatatatatatatatatatataatatatatatatatatatatatatatatatatatatatatatatatatatatatatatatatatatatatatatataaaggggctATATGAGGTGATGTGTGTTGCAGGTGCTGGACCCGTGGCATGAGCTGTGTGAGGAGTACGGAGAGTGCGCCTACAACAGGTTCACTGCGCTAAAGAAACAGAACTCTGCGCTCATCACCACTCTGGCCGTCGGCGGCTGGAACGAAGGATCCACCAAGTACTCTAACGTAAGTCCATCACGGACGCCTTCGTGGGAACACGCGTCAACACAATCatttggactggtcggtacagcgacggcctcgcttcttgcaggtcatcgttcgatccccgatggtccaggaggttgagcaccattccttccctccgcccTATTATCTCTTCCAAGTCCTGTATAGTAccactggcttagtgctttcctcTCACTATTACCGTCCATTTACTGAAACACTTTAATAGGACGTAACATGAAAAAATGATCTACAATATGAGGATATTACAATATGAGTAAGAGGCTCATGAGGATATTATTTATGAGCAGATGGCCGCAGACCCTGCCAAGAGGAAGACGTTCGTGGACTCCACTCTAGCGCTTCTGAAGGCGCATGACTTCGATGGCATGGATCTGGACTGGGAGTACCCAGCACAACGAGGCGGCGTTCCAGAGGACAAGGTCAGCTAACTATCTCTCACTACACTCACTCATCGTGGCGCACTGTATCTCTCTTATTCGATATATCTCACTATATTCACTCATTATGTCTCATTGTATATCTCTTATTGGCTAACTCTCGCTACATTCACTCATCATGACTCACTGTATCTctcttattgggagtggcagactGAAGGGAACTAATGCCCTGCAGTCTGtcgtatttttttaattagtagtCGTGGTTACGAGCAAGATGGCGGGTAACTACGACTAATGCCTCTTCTTTGTTTCTCCCAGGTGAACTATGCCATCCTGCTGGACGAGCTGAGCGAGGCGCTGCACGCCAACGGTATGATCCTGACGGCGGCGGTGTCGGCCGGAAAGGACAAGATTGATAGCGGATACGACGTGCCCAAGATGGCCCAGTCCCTAGACATCGTCAACCTGATGACGTACGACCTCCACGGCGACTGGGAGCCCTTCGTACACCACCAGTCCACCCTCTATCCCTACTCCGAGGACGATGGGGACAACGCCAATCTCAACGTCGTAAGTGCTGTGGCCTGCGTTGTGCCTGCTGGAGATGGTGTCCATCTGCACCACCCCTGACGGGTATATAGTACCGCATTTACCACCTCCTCAAAAACTGTATTGTTCGTCGCCATAAATATTATTGAATTGTTCTCTTTGCTAGGTATATAAGCATCGTCGTCCTCTTCTAGATAAAAATTACGCCTTTTCTCCTCTACTTTATGGTCTCATCTCCCTCCTCCGTTCCCAGGTATATGGAGTAAACCCATCTCAGAGTGACTGCTTCGCACAGTGCTGTGTGACACCCATCCCCAGTGTCTGCAGTaaccctctctctcccttattaTAGGGAACGGCTCTTCTTCCCCAAGTGTCTGCAGTAACCTCTTTCCTATACTAGTGTTCACAGTGACCCTTCCCTCCTCTATTATTTAGAGTGACTACCGCCTTCCACTAGTGTTGCCAACACCAGAGCACCCTCTCCACTTTCTTcacaattaagaacataagaataaatgaAACTGCAGAATGCCTGTTGACCTTACGAGGCGGCACATATCTATATCTACCCTATCTCGCCCCAGGACTTCGCTGTCAACTACTGGATAGAGTTGGGGATGCCGAGTACGAAGATCGCCCTTGGGGTGCCGCTGTACGGCCGGTGCTGGACCTTGGACGACTCCAGCCAGACCGACTACTACTCCCCGGCCAGCCAGCCGGGAGAAGCCGGCCCCTGGACCGAGGAGCCCGGCATGATGGGATACAATGAGGTCTGTTTTGGACGCCAATTACGATGTCCTTGTGATCAATTACAAATAAATCAGGGAAAAGAGTAAACAATAAGCCATAGATGTATACCTCTTACACAGAGCGTCATCCCGATATCTAATTTAACATCCGGGTATACTGTAATGGGGAATGATGTGTTGGGAGACACTTACACAGCCCTCGCTCTTGGCCTCCGCAGATCTGCTACGACCAGACGAACAACCCAAATAGTTGGACCATTGAGACGGCCCCAGGCATGAACGAGCCTATGCTTACCGTGGCCGCCTCTGGTGCTCCTACGAGAACCACACCTCTGTCATCATCAAGGTAGGGATCCCAGGTTCTTTTTCAAGGTAGAGAGCCTATGATCTTGTCCAGGGAGGGAGCCTATAATTTTATCAAGGTAGGGAACCTATGCTTTTATCAAGGCAGGAAACCAATGTTTTTATCAAGTATGTTTTGACCGCTGGGGAAATACCAATAATGATCCGGTAAAGATATTTTATGTTCCCACAGGCCTCGTATGCCAAAGACCACAACCTGGCCGGTATGATGGTTTGGAGCATCGATACTGACGACTTCCGCGGTGACTGTAACGGTCGTCCCTATGATCTCATCAAGACCATGGTGGAGACCTTCACTGGTACCATTATCACACTCCCGCCaacccagcccaccaccaccagggtgagTCCCTCGGTCTGACTCTACTTTACATTAGTTGTTAAGGCGCCAATGGTTTCTGACTGATTGGTGAGTCAGCAACCAATGAAATGCGCTTTCATTGGCCGTTGAGTCGGAAACGCG includes:
- the LOC123774935 gene encoding LOW QUALITY PROTEIN: chitinase-3-like protein 1 (The sequence of the model RefSeq protein was modified relative to this genomic sequence to represent the inferred CDS: inserted 1 base in 1 codon); amino-acid sequence: MPHTVHHSPGDAFIMRFLLVLALLGLTLSLTESVMVCYLESWAVYRPGKGAYDIDDVDPDICTHLIFAFAGINANGKIQVLDPWHELCEEYGECAYNRFTALKKQNSALITTLAVGGWNEGSTKYSNMAADPAKRKTFVDSTLALLKAHDFDGMDLDWEYPAQRGGVPEDKVNYAILLDELSEALHANGMILTAAVSAGKDKIDSGYDVPKMAQSLDIVNLMTYDLHGDWEPFVHHQSTLYPYSEDDGDNANLNVDFAVNYWIELGMPSTKIALGVPLYGRCWTLDDSSQTDYYSPASQPGEAGPWTEEPGMMGYNEICYDQTNNPNSWTIETAPGMNEPXAYRGRLWCSYENHTSVIIKASYAKDHNLAGMMVWSIDTDDFRGDCNGRPYDLIKTMVETFTGTIITLPPTQPTTTRDPNAPTTTTISTTTTTANPPPDGVCTQPGNNADPNDCTHYYECAPSVDGGYDATEEQCPEGTLYSPTQHLCDWEKTVCALGNVCLNDCA